In Deltaproteobacteria bacterium, the sequence CTCGGGTCGCACCTCGCCGTCGCCGAGCGCGTTCAGGTCGGGCAGGTTCAGCGGCGCGCGCAGCCGGTACACGTCGCGCTCGCCGAGCTTGAGCGCGCTGCGCAGCAGGTGCTCGAGCTGCGGCGTGGCGCGGACGGGGAGCTCGAGCCGCACCGCGGCGCCCCAGTCGCGGCGCCGGAGCTCTTGCTGCACCGTCGAGAGCAGGTCCTGGCTCTCTTCTTCGTCGAGCACCAGGTCGAGGTTTCGCGTCACCCGGAACGGCGCGGTCGCGAGCACGGTGTAGCCCGGGAAGAGCTCCCCCGCGTAGAGCGCGATCACCTCGTCGAGCAGCGCGAAGGCATGGCCCTTGTCGGCGGGGAGCTTCACCAGCCGGGGCAGCACGCTCGGCACCTGGACCACGGCGAGGTGGTGCATGCCCGCCACCTTCCGCGCGCGCTTGGTCTCGGTCACGAGCAGCACGGCCACGTTCAGCGAGCGGCTGCGCAGGTGCGGAAACGGATGGCCCGGATCGACCGCGAGCGGCGTGAGCGCGGGAAACACGCCCTGTCGAAAGTGGGCGCGCGCGGCGGTGCGCTGCTCCGTCGAGAGCTCGGCGCCCGTCAGCACGGCGAGCCCGCGCTCGGTGAGCTTGGGCCGCAGGTCGTCGAGCCAGATCGCGTCCTGCTGGGCCACCAGCGCGTGGCTCATCTCCGCGATTCGCTCGAGCGCCTCGGCCGGCGAGAGCCCATCTGCGCCAGGCTCGCCCACGCGCCCGGAGAGCTGCTGCTGCAGCCCGGCCACGCGGATCATGAAGAACTCGTCGAGGTTCGACGACGAGATGCCGAGAAACTTGAGTCGCTCCAGGAGTGGCAGCGAAGCATCGCCCGCTTCGTCGAGCACGCGGCGGTCGAAGCCCAGCCAGGAGAGCTCGCGGTTGATGTACAGCCGAGGCTCGGCGAGCTCGCCGTCCGGTTCGGCAACCGACGGCGCAGGTGTCAGCGTGACGATGCCCGCGTGCGTGCGCTCGATCGTCCCGGTGGGCTCCATTCCCGAAAGGTGGGCCCACGCCGCGGTCCCGCCAAGGGGTGTTATGAAACCGAACTGTTAGCCTTCCAAACCCAGGGCGCGCGCCAGGCGCCCGCGCAGGAACTGGGCCTCCGCGGGATCCGAGAAGCCCTCGGCGAGGACCGCACGTCCGCGACGCAGGTGCGCCACCACCCGGTAGGTGGGCTCGGCGCCGGGCTTGCGGACGACCTCTTCGGCGTCGATCCCGGTCACGTCATCTGCCAGCAGCTCCACCGTCCGCACCAGCGGCCTTCGAACTCGCAGCGTGTCGTCGTCGGCCTGGAAGTCGGCGCCCCAGCGGCCGCCGACGTGCAGCAGCAGCTTGGGGACGTCGTGCTCCAGTGCGATGCTCGCGGGGCAGGTGACCTCGCGCGGCTCGAGCACGCGCGCGCCCACGCGCAAGGGCTCGCTCGCGGTGATCTGCAGCACCTCGCGCAGGGCCGTGGCCAGGCGCGCGGCGTCGTCGGGATCGGTGAGGTCGCCGGCGAGCTGAACCTCGGTGCCGTCGTGGAGCTGCGCGAGCAGCCCGTGGCCGAGCGGCGTCTCGAAGGCGCGCAGGCGGGCCAGCTTGCGCGAGGCGAAGCTCATGACCGGCCGCCACACGCCTGAGCCCGGCGCGCCGCGCCAGCGCCCGAGCTGCAGGCCCGCGGGGTTGGCGCGCAACGCGTGGCGGAAGCTCAGCGGCACCAGCGACGAGGCGAGCAGCAGGCCCGCGAGCCCGAACGCCACCACCCCTGCCAGCACCACCTTGGCCAGCTCGACGGTGGGAGCCCCGATCACGTCGTGGAGCGTGAGCGCGATCAGCAGGGGCGGCGTGAGCGTGAACAGCACCACCGCGCCCACGCCGTCGCGGATGGCCCAGCGCTGCGGCGGTACGCGATCGAACTCCACGTAGTCCGGACCCGCGCGAAACAGCGCTCGACCGAAGCGATCGCCGGCGCTCACGTGCCCGCTGCGGGCCAGGCAGGGCGCACACCGCGCGCCGCGAATGGCGATTGCGGGCTCGAACGCCACATGGCAGCTGGGACACACCTGGGACACGGTGCCTGATCGTAAGCCTTCGCGACCTCCGTGACAGCCGGGTGACGCCCATCGCCGCCTTTTGAATTGCCAGGGCCGGTTTGCTAGATAGCCCCCCACCTTGGCCACCTTTCCCTCCGCCCGTCCCCGCCGGCTCCGCCGCACCGAGGCGCTCCGCGGCATGGTCCGCGAGACCGCGCTCGCTCCCACCGACTTCATCTACCCGCTCTTCGTGTGCGAGGGGACGAACGTCCGCACGCCGATCTCGAGCATGCCGGGCGTGTTCAACCTCTCCATCGACAACCTGGTCGAAGAGTGCGGCCAGGTGCTCGCGCTCGGCGTGCCCTCGGTGATCCTCTTCGGCATTCCGGGAGCGAAGGACGCACGGGGCTCCGACGCGTACGCGGCGCAGGGCATCGTCCAGCGCGCCATCCGCGCGGTGAAGAAGGCCCACCCCAGCCTGGTGGTGATGGCCGACGTCTGCCTCTGCGAGTACACCGACCACGGCCACTGCGGCCTGCTCGACGACCACGGCCACGTGCAGAACGACGCCTCGCTGCCGCTGCTGGCCCAGCTGGCCACCACCTGCGCCGAGGCGGGGGCCGACGTCATCGCCCCGAGCGACATGATGGACGGCCGCGTGGGCGCCATCCGCTCCGCGCTCGATGAGAAGGGCTTCCTCGACACGCCCATCCTCAGCTACGCGGCCAAGTACGCCAGCGCGTTCTACGGTCCGTTCCGCGAGGCGGCCCAGAGCGCGCCCAGGTCCGGCGACCGCAAGGGCTACCAGATGGACCCGGGCAACGTGCGCGAAGCTCTCAAAGAGGTGGAGCAGGACCTCGCCGAGGGCGCAGATCTGGTGATGGTGAAGCCCGCGCTCGCGTACCTCGACGTCATCCGCGCGGTGAAGGAGCGGACGAACGTGCCGGTGGCCGCATACAACGTCTCGGGCGAGTACAGCATGCTCAAGGCGGCGGCGCAGAACGGCTGGATCGACCACGACCGCGCGATGATGGAGATGCTCACCAGCATCAAGCGCGCGGGCGCGGACCTCATCCTCACCTACTTCGCCAAGGACGCGGCGAAGCTGCTCGGCTAGCCCACGCGCGAGGGGATGACCATGCTCGAGTACAAGGTGGTGGAGTCCTCGACGGTGACCGACGAGGAGCTCACGCGCGTCATCAACGAGTTCGTGGGGCAGGGCTGGGCCTACGACGGCATCCAGTTTGCGATGCGCGAGAGCAGCAAGCGCCCGGCCATGGCCTTCGTGATGTTCACGCGCGGGGGCACGGAGGCGGGCGACTCGAAGGTCGTCTCCATCCACCGCCGGCCTCGCAAGAAGGACCGCGCTTGAAGTCCGAGCCCGACCCCGGCGCGCGCCCCCCCGCGGCCCTTCAGCCGCTCCGGCTCAGCCCGGCCTCCGAGCCCTCGCCCAGTGGGCCAGCGCCCGGACAGGAAGGCTCGCCGTACCCCAAGTGCGAGCTGTTGCCGCGTCTCCTGGCGCGCACACTGGATCTCCTCGTGCTCACGGCCCTCACGGCGCTCGTGCACCGCGCGGGCGCGGCGGCGGGCGCGGTCTATCTGCTGCTCGCCGACGGCCTGTTCCGCGGCCAGAGCTTGGGCAAGCGCTTGCTGGGCATCAAGGTCATCCACGTGCCCACGCGCAAGGGCGCCGGCGCCCGCGCGAGCGCGGTCCGCAACTTCCCCATGGCCGTGCTCGGGCTGCTGGCGATGGGCCCCGCGAGCCACTGGGCGCTCCTGGCCGCGGCGTCGCTGGCGGTGCTCGGCTACGAGGCCGTGCGAAGCGTGCTCGACCCCCTCGGCCTTCGCATCGGCGACGCGCTCGCGCATACCCAGGTCGTCGACGCCAAGGTCGTGGCCGGCTCGCCCGCGCTGGCCGGCGCCGGTGTCGGGGCGCCGCCGCCCGGGATGGAGCGGATGCCCCGGCGCGTTTCACGTCGAGCCGCGGCTCGCAAGCTTCTCGTTGCTTAGAAACAGGAAAGACCATGCGCATCGCGCTCACCCACAACTTGCGACTTTCGGACTCCGAAGAGGAGGCCGAGTTCGACACGCCCGAGACGGTGAACGCGCTCGCCAACGCGCTGGAGCGCCTGGGGCACCGGGTGGAGCGCGTGGAGGTCAGCGGGCCCGCGTCGCGGACGGTGAGCCGGCTCGAGGCCTACAACCCGGACCTGGTGTTCAATACCGCCGAGGGTCGCCGCGGCCGCTTCCGCGAGGCGTTCTACCCCGCGCTCTTCGACGAGCTGGGTGTGCCCTACACCGGCTCGGATCCGTACGCGCTCGCCGTGACGCTGGACAAGCAGCTCACCAAGCTCATCCTCGCGCAGCACGGCATCGAGACCCCGAAGTGGCAGTTCGTG encodes:
- a CDS encoding RDD family protein, producing MLTALTALVHRAGAAAGAVYLLLADGLFRGQSLGKRLLGIKVIHVPTRKGAGARASAVRNFPMAVLGLLAMGPASHWALLAAASLAVLGYEAVRSVLDPLGLRIGDALAHTQVVDAKVVAGSPALAGAGVGAPPPGMERMPRRVSRRAAARKLLVA
- the hemB gene encoding porphobilinogen synthase; its protein translation is MATFPSARPRRLRRTEALRGMVRETALAPTDFIYPLFVCEGTNVRTPISSMPGVFNLSIDNLVEECGQVLALGVPSVILFGIPGAKDARGSDAYAAQGIVQRAIRAVKKAHPSLVVMADVCLCEYTDHGHCGLLDDHGHVQNDASLPLLAQLATTCAEAGADVIAPSDMMDGRVGAIRSALDEKGFLDTPILSYAAKYASAFYGPFREAAQSAPRSGDRKGYQMDPGNVREALKEVEQDLAEGADLVMVKPALAYLDVIRAVKERTNVPVAAYNVSGEYSMLKAAAQNGWIDHDRAMMEMLTSIKRAGADLILTYFAKDAAKLLG
- a CDS encoding DUF4177 domain-containing protein; the protein is MLEYKVVESSTVTDEELTRVINEFVGQGWAYDGIQFAMRESSKRPAMAFVMFTRGGTEAGDSKVVSIHRRPRKKDRA
- a CDS encoding polyphosphate kinase, with protein sequence MEPTGTIERTHAGIVTLTPAPSVAEPDGELAEPRLYINRELSWLGFDRRVLDEAGDASLPLLERLKFLGISSSNLDEFFMIRVAGLQQQLSGRVGEPGADGLSPAEALERIAEMSHALVAQQDAIWLDDLRPKLTERGLAVLTGAELSTEQRTAARAHFRQGVFPALTPLAVDPGHPFPHLRSRSLNVAVLLVTETKRARKVAGMHHLAVVQVPSVLPRLVKLPADKGHAFALLDEVIALYAGELFPGYTVLATAPFRVTRNLDLVLDEEESQDLLSTVQQELRRRDWGAAVRLELPVRATPQLEHLLRSALKLGERDVYRLRAPLNLPDLNALGDGEVRPELRVEPLAPAVPAIFRGTSPVVDVVGRQDVLLHHPFESFEPVVRFIEEAADDPAVLAIKQTLYRTGLDSPFVRALSRAADNGKQVTVLVEIKARFDEANNIAWA